One genomic region from Skermania piniformis encodes:
- a CDS encoding MATE family efflux transporter: MCTDCRRRVCWRSVLRLTLPAFGVLVAEPLYLLYDLAVVGRLGALALAGLAVGGLVLAQVSTQLTVLSYGTTARAARWHGAGARDRAVGEGVQATWLAVGVGLLLVGLVEAVANPICGLIAGRPEIAAEAERWLRIAVLGVPAILVTMAGNGWLRGVQELARPFGFIVAGLGLSTVLCPMLVHGVAGAPALGLVGSAVANVTGQTVAAALFLAALRRERVSMRPRPAVLREQLVMGRDLVARSLAFQVCFVSAGAVAARFGAAAVAGHQLVLQLWSFVALVLDSLAIAAQTLVGAALGAGDRAGARATALRVTCWSTLTAVLLAAGFAVAARVLPTWFTRDGTVLAQVGSIWWLFVALMPVAGVVFALDGVLLGAGDAAYLRSTTLAAALLGFLPLIWGALVLDWGLPGIWTGLAAFMLIRLVAVSVRVASGRWAIVGAAATPP; encoded by the coding sequence ATCTGCACCGATTGTCGACGTCGAGTTTGCTGGAGATCCGTGCTCCGGTTGACTTTGCCCGCCTTCGGCGTCCTGGTGGCCGAACCTCTCTATCTGCTCTACGACCTTGCCGTGGTGGGTCGGTTGGGCGCGCTCGCCCTGGCCGGGCTTGCGGTCGGTGGTCTGGTGTTGGCCCAGGTCAGCACGCAACTCACCGTTCTTTCCTACGGCACCACCGCGCGGGCCGCGCGGTGGCACGGCGCCGGCGCTCGGGACCGGGCGGTCGGTGAAGGAGTTCAGGCCACCTGGTTGGCGGTCGGTGTCGGCCTGCTCCTGGTCGGGCTGGTGGAGGCGGTTGCGAATCCGATCTGCGGATTGATCGCGGGTCGGCCCGAGATCGCCGCCGAGGCGGAGCGGTGGTTGCGGATCGCCGTGCTCGGGGTGCCGGCGATTCTGGTCACGATGGCCGGCAACGGCTGGTTGCGAGGCGTGCAGGAGCTGGCTCGGCCGTTCGGATTCATCGTGGCCGGACTGGGCCTGTCCACGGTGCTGTGCCCGATGTTGGTGCACGGTGTGGCCGGTGCGCCGGCGTTGGGATTGGTCGGCTCCGCGGTGGCGAACGTGACCGGCCAGACCGTGGCCGCCGCACTGTTTCTCGCCGCCTTGCGTCGTGAACGGGTGTCGATGCGGCCGCGGCCGGCAGTGTTGCGGGAGCAGCTGGTGATGGGTCGGGATCTGGTCGCTCGCAGTCTGGCGTTCCAGGTGTGTTTCGTGTCCGCCGGCGCGGTGGCAGCCCGATTCGGCGCCGCCGCGGTCGCCGGACATCAGCTGGTGCTGCAATTGTGGAGCTTTGTCGCGCTGGTCCTGGACTCGTTGGCGATCGCCGCGCAGACACTGGTCGGCGCGGCGCTCGGCGCCGGTGACCGAGCGGGAGCGCGGGCGACGGCGTTGCGGGTGACGTGCTGGTCGACGCTGACCGCGGTGCTACTGGCCGCTGGATTCGCGGTCGCCGCCCGGGTGCTGCCGACCTGGTTTACCCGGGACGGCACCGTGTTGGCGCAGGTCGGGTCGATCTGGTGGCTGTTCGTGGCGCTCATGCCGGTCGCGGGGGTGGTGTTTGCCCTCGACGGGGTGCTGCTCGGTGCCGGGGACGCCGCCTATCTGCGCAGCACGACGTTGGCCGCCGCGTTGCTGGGGTTCTTACCGCTGATCTGGGGTGCGCTGGTACTCGACTGGGGGCTACCCGGGATCTGGACCGGTCTCGCCGCTTTCATGCTGATCCGCCTGGTGGCGGTCAGCGTGCGGGTGGCGTCCGGGCGGTGGGCGATCGTGGGTGCGGCGGCCACGCCCCCGTGA
- a CDS encoding DHH family phosphoesterase codes for MTALSEQVEGHDGLAPLFDRVVALLGTAASVTVLCHVQPDADTIGSGLGLALVLRRRGIPVVVSFAEPAEIPASMRSLPGIELVVPPAQVPERTDLLLTVDCGSVGRLGALRDRLAGAGTTVVLDHHRSNTRFGDINLVDADAEATASVIARLLDAWGEPIDRAVAHCLFAGLVTDTGSFRWVRPGTHSLAERLLDTGIDGALITRTLMDSHPFAWLPMLSRVLGSAQLVPEARDGAGLVYAAVRYADVGALRSEEIESVVDIVRTTTEAEVAAVFKELTADGHWTVSLRSRETVDVAEVATALGGGGHRFSAGYTADGPLPDVVAALRSALG; via the coding sequence ATGACGGCGTTGTCGGAGCAGGTCGAGGGCCACGACGGGCTGGCGCCGTTGTTCGACCGAGTGGTCGCGCTGTTGGGTACGGCGGCGTCGGTGACGGTGCTGTGCCATGTGCAGCCCGACGCCGACACCATCGGTAGCGGGCTCGGTTTGGCGCTGGTGCTACGCCGCCGCGGGATTCCGGTGGTGGTGTCGTTCGCGGAGCCGGCCGAGATACCTGCCTCGATGCGTTCGCTACCGGGAATCGAGTTGGTGGTGCCGCCGGCGCAGGTGCCGGAGCGGACCGACCTCCTGCTGACCGTCGATTGCGGCAGTGTCGGTCGGCTCGGTGCGCTGCGGGATCGGCTGGCCGGGGCGGGAACCACGGTGGTGCTCGATCACCATCGCTCGAATACCAGGTTCGGGGATATCAACCTGGTCGACGCGGATGCGGAAGCGACAGCAAGCGTGATCGCGCGGTTGCTGGATGCTTGGGGTGAGCCGATCGACCGAGCTGTTGCGCACTGTCTGTTCGCCGGCCTGGTCACCGACACCGGTTCGTTCCGCTGGGTCAGGCCCGGCACGCACTCGTTGGCTGAACGTTTGCTAGACACCGGAATCGACGGTGCGCTGATCACCCGGACGCTGATGGATTCGCACCCGTTCGCGTGGTTGCCGATGCTGTCACGGGTGCTCGGTTCGGCGCAGTTGGTGCCGGAGGCGCGGGATGGCGCCGGGTTGGTCTACGCCGCGGTTCGCTACGCCGACGTCGGGGCACTCCGGTCGGAAGAGATCGAGAGTGTCGTCGACATCGTCCGCACCACGACCGAAGCCGAGGTCGCCGCGGTGTTCAAAGAGCTGACCGCGGACGGTCATTGGACGGTGTCGCTGCGGTCGCGGGAGACTGTGGACGTCGCGGAGGTGGCGACCGCGCTCGGCGGCGGCGGGCACCGGTTCTCCGCGGGATATACCGCCGACGGGCCGCTACCGGACGTTGTCGCAGCGTTGCGGTCGGCGTTGGGCTGA
- the rbfA gene encoding 30S ribosome-binding factor RbfA: protein MVDHPRARKLAKRIAEIVATAIEHEIKDPRLRYVTVTDAKLTGDLRDATVYYTVRGPDLATAPDYAAAAAGLAKAKGMLRSKVGAGTGVRYTPTLTFEPDTVPDSARQLEELLERTRAADDEVARVAADATPAGDLDPYRHDDGEPEAGR, encoded by the coding sequence ATGGTGGATCATCCGCGCGCGCGTAAGCTCGCGAAGCGAATCGCGGAGATCGTCGCGACGGCGATCGAGCACGAGATCAAGGATCCACGGCTGCGTTACGTGACGGTGACCGACGCCAAGCTCACCGGCGACCTGCGCGACGCCACCGTGTACTACACGGTGCGCGGCCCGGATCTGGCCACCGCGCCGGACTACGCCGCGGCTGCGGCGGGCCTGGCGAAGGCGAAGGGGATGCTGCGCTCCAAGGTCGGTGCCGGTACCGGCGTGCGGTACACCCCGACGCTGACCTTCGAGCCGGACACGGTGCCGGACTCGGCCCGGCAGCTCGAGGAGTTGCTGGAGCGGACCAGGGCGGCCGACGACGAGGTCGCCCGGGTAGCAGCTGATGCGACGCCGGCCGGTGACCTCGATCCGTACCGGCACGACGACGGCGAACCCGAAGCCGGCCGATGA
- the infB gene encoding translation initiation factor IF-2 codes for MAGKARVHELAKELGVTSKELLATLKEQGEFVKSASSTVEAPVARRLRESVAAKNAPAASTPKSGTSKSMSTRPGPARPGPASSRPAPAQPAAPTASPAAASAPPQSPQSAPVGNGPRPGPRPARPAESAPAAAQSAAAPQSAAQPAPVQRPSGSAPQRSAQPPARPTPQSPAASARPGPAGQTRTPGSAAPGRPPAGPGQSRGPAAPGQTRGPAAPGQTRGPAGPGQNRAPGQGGPKPGPKTPRVGNNPYSSAPDRSSSRPAPGPAGPRPGGARPAPGQGGPRPAPGAGGPRPGPGQGGPRPSPGSMPPRPSPGAMPSRSARPGPGGARPGPGGRPGGPGGRPGGGGGGGYRGGGSGGAPGTGAPAAGGGFRGRPGGGGPGGGGRGRGGAAGAFGRPGGAPKRGRKSKRQKRQEYDSMQAPAVGGVRLPRGNGETIRLARGASLSDFAEKIDANPASLVQALFNLGEMVTATQSVNDETLELLGGEMNYVVQVVSPEDEDRELLDSFDLTYGEDEGTEEDLEQRPPVVTVMGHVDHGKTRLLDTIRKANVREGEAGGITQHIGAYQVAVDFEGSQRLVTFIDTPGHEAFTAMRARGAKATDIAILVVAADDGVMPQTVEAINHAQAADVPIVVAVNKIDKEGADPSKIRAQLTEYGLVAEEFGGDTMFVDISAKQGINIEQLLEAVLLTADAALDLRANPDMSAQGVAIEAHLDRGRGPVATVLVQRGTLRVGDSVVAGDAYGRVRRMVDEYGDDVTEALPSRPVQVIGFTSVPGAGDNLLVVDEDRIARQIADRRNARKRNALQARSRKRISLEDLDSALKETSQLNLILKGDNAGTVEALEEALMGIEVGDEVALRVIHRGVGAVTQGDVNLAAASDAIVIGFNVRAEGKATEQANRDGVEIRYYSVIYQAIDEIESALKGMLKPIYEEVELGRAEIRALFRSSKVGIIAGCMVTSGVVRRNARARLLRDNLVVAETVTIQSLRREKDDVTEVRDGYECGMTVSYTDIREGDIVEAYELREKPRD; via the coding sequence GTGGCAGGCAAGGCTCGCGTGCACGAGTTGGCTAAAGAACTCGGAGTCACCAGCAAGGAACTACTCGCAACGCTCAAAGAGCAGGGCGAGTTCGTGAAATCCGCGTCGTCGACGGTGGAAGCTCCCGTCGCCCGGCGCCTGCGGGAATCGGTTGCGGCAAAGAACGCGCCGGCGGCGAGTACCCCCAAGTCGGGTACGTCGAAGTCGATGAGCACCCGGCCCGGCCCGGCCCGGCCCGGCCCGGCGTCCAGCCGCCCGGCACCGGCACAGCCGGCTGCGCCGACCGCGTCCCCCGCGGCCGCATCCGCGCCCCCCCAGTCGCCGCAGTCCGCACCGGTCGGCAATGGCCCGCGGCCGGGTCCGCGGCCCGCTCGTCCCGCCGAATCTGCGCCGGCCGCAGCCCAGTCCGCGGCTGCGCCGCAGAGTGCCGCCCAGCCGGCGCCCGTGCAACGCCCGTCCGGGTCGGCGCCGCAGCGCTCGGCTCAGCCACCGGCGCGACCCACGCCCCAGTCTCCCGCCGCGTCGGCGCGGCCCGGCCCGGCCGGGCAGACGCGCACGCCGGGCTCGGCCGCACCGGGCCGCCCGCCCGCGGGGCCGGGTCAGTCCCGTGGTCCGGCCGCGCCCGGTCAGACTCGCGGTCCGGCCGCGCCGGGTCAAACCCGCGGTCCGGCCGGGCCGGGGCAGAATCGTGCACCCGGTCAGGGCGGCCCGAAACCCGGGCCGAAGACCCCTCGGGTCGGCAACAATCCCTATTCGTCGGCGCCGGATCGTAGCTCGTCCCGTCCGGCGCCCGGGCCGGCCGGCCCGCGGCCGGGCGGTGCCCGGCCCGCGCCGGGTCAGGGTGGTCCGCGTCCGGCGCCCGGAGCCGGCGGTCCGCGTCCCGGGCCGGGTCAGGGTGGTCCACGGCCCAGCCCCGGTTCCATGCCGCCGCGGCCCAGCCCCGGTGCGATGCCGAGTCGTTCGGCTCGGCCCGGTCCGGGCGGTGCTCGACCGGGTCCGGGTGGCCGTCCCGGTGGTCCGGGTGGCCGTCCCGGTGGTGGCGGTGGTGGTGGCTACCGCGGTGGTGGTAGCGGCGGTGCCCCCGGTACCGGTGCGCCGGCTGCCGGCGGCGGCTTCCGTGGCCGTCCCGGTGGCGGTGGTCCGGGCGGCGGCGGTCGTGGCCGTGGCGGGGCCGCCGGTGCGTTCGGTCGGCCCGGCGGTGCGCCGAAGCGCGGCCGCAAGTCGAAGCGGCAGAAGCGTCAGGAATACGATTCGATGCAGGCACCCGCCGTCGGCGGTGTGCGGTTGCCTCGGGGTAACGGTGAGACGATTCGTCTGGCGCGCGGGGCGTCGCTGTCCGATTTCGCGGAGAAGATCGACGCCAATCCGGCTTCGCTGGTCCAGGCATTGTTCAACCTCGGCGAGATGGTCACCGCGACCCAGTCGGTGAACGACGAGACGCTCGAACTGCTCGGCGGCGAGATGAACTACGTCGTCCAGGTGGTCAGTCCGGAGGACGAGGATCGCGAGCTGCTGGACAGCTTTGACCTCACCTACGGCGAGGACGAAGGCACCGAGGAAGACCTGGAACAGCGCCCGCCGGTGGTCACCGTGATGGGTCACGTCGATCACGGCAAGACCCGATTGCTGGACACGATCCGCAAGGCCAACGTCCGCGAGGGCGAGGCCGGCGGCATCACCCAGCACATCGGTGCCTACCAGGTCGCGGTTGATTTCGAGGGCAGCCAGCGGCTGGTGACCTTCATCGACACGCCGGGTCACGAGGCGTTCACCGCCATGCGTGCCCGCGGTGCGAAGGCGACCGACATCGCGATCCTGGTGGTTGCCGCCGACGACGGCGTGATGCCGCAGACGGTGGAGGCGATCAACCACGCGCAGGCGGCCGACGTGCCGATCGTGGTGGCGGTCAACAAGATCGACAAAGAGGGTGCGGACCCGTCCAAGATCCGCGCTCAGCTCACCGAGTACGGGTTGGTGGCCGAGGAGTTCGGCGGCGACACGATGTTCGTCGACATCTCGGCCAAGCAGGGCATCAACATCGAGCAGCTGCTCGAGGCGGTGCTGCTGACCGCGGACGCCGCGCTCGACCTGCGGGCCAACCCGGACATGAGTGCCCAGGGTGTCGCGATCGAGGCCCATCTGGACCGCGGTCGTGGTCCGGTGGCCACCGTGCTCGTGCAGCGCGGCACGTTGCGGGTCGGCGACTCGGTGGTGGCCGGCGACGCCTACGGTCGAGTTCGGCGGATGGTCGACGAGTACGGCGACGATGTCACCGAGGCGCTGCCGTCGCGGCCGGTTCAGGTGATCGGTTTCACCTCGGTGCCGGGCGCCGGTGACAACTTGTTGGTTGTCGACGAGGATCGGATCGCCCGGCAGATCGCCGATCGGCGCAACGCGCGCAAGCGCAACGCGCTGCAGGCGCGCAGCCGGAAGCGGATCAGCCTGGAAGATCTGGATTCGGCGCTCAAGGAGACCAGCCAGCTCAACCTGATCCTCAAGGGCGACAACGCCGGCACCGTGGAGGCGCTGGAAGAGGCGCTGATGGGGATCGAGGTCGGCGACGAAGTGGCGTTGCGGGTGATTCATCGCGGCGTCGGTGCGGTGACCCAGGGCGACGTCAACCTGGCTGCGGCGTCGGATGCGATCGTCATCGGGTTCAACGTGCGGGCCGAGGGTAAGGCGACCGAGCAGGCCAATCGGGACGGCGTGGAGATCCGCTACTACTCGGTGATCTACCAGGCCATCGACGAGATCGAGAGCGCGCTCAAGGGCATGCTCAAGCCGATCTACGAAGAGGTCGAGCTGGGTCGGGCGGAGATCCGGGCGCTGTTCCGGTCGTCCAAGGTCGGCATCATCGCCGGCTGCATGGTCACCTCCGGGGTGGTCCGACGCAACGCTCGGGCCCGGTTGCTACGGGATAACCTCGTCGTCGCGGAGACGGTGACGATCCAGTCCCTACGCCGGGAGAAGGACGACGTCACCGAGGTGCGCGACGGCTACGAGTGCGGTATGACGGTCAGCTACACCGATATCCGAGAGGGCGACATCGTCGAGGCCTACGAGCTGCGCGAGAAGCCACGCGACTAG
- a CDS encoding YlxR family protein has protein sequence MPTSRPMPAGGRKKIRMNRTSVGGRAEAMHTCAPDSGTVGDGRREPPISGTYPIRMCIGCRQRAQAVDLLRVVARNVGPAGFAVVRDPERRLPGRGAWLHLDRSCLSTAERRRAFGRALRVAGVPDTAALREFLHSLERQESGPAGADPVRHESRDRHEHS, from the coding sequence ATGCCGACGAGTAGGCCGATGCCGGCCGGTGGACGGAAGAAGATTCGGATGAATCGGACGTCGGTCGGCGGACGCGCGGAGGCGATGCACACCTGCGCGCCGGACAGCGGTACAGTGGGCGATGGTCGGCGCGAGCCACCGATATCCGGCACCTATCCCATTCGGATGTGTATCGGGTGTCGGCAGCGCGCGCAGGCTGTCGATCTGTTGCGGGTCGTCGCACGAAACGTCGGCCCGGCGGGCTTTGCGGTCGTGCGCGATCCCGAGCGCAGACTGCCCGGCCGGGGTGCATGGTTGCATCTTGATCGGAGCTGTCTGAGCACGGCGGAACGACGCCGTGCATTCGGCAGAGCCCTACGCGTCGCCGGGGTACCGGACACGGCGGCGTTGCGGGAGTTCCTGCACAGTCTGGAGCGACAAGAATCCGGACCGGCGGGTGCAGATCCGGTACGGCACGAATCGAGAGACAGGCACGAGCACTCATGA
- the nusA gene encoding transcription termination factor NusA: protein MNIDIAALRAIEADKGISTDTVIETIQSALLTAYKHSAGHQSHARIDVDRKTGEVRVLAAEVDADGNVIAEWDDTPEGFGRIAATTARQVILQRLRDAEHERTYGEFATHEGEIVGGVIQRDTRANARGFVVVRIGGDANGADGLIPPAEQAPGESYPHGERIKCYVVGVSRGQRGPQITLSRTHPNLVRRLFALEVPEIADGSVEIVAVAREAGHRSKIAVRSTVPGLNAKGACIGPMGQRVRNVMSELAGEKIDIIDYADDPARFVGNALSPSKVVSVTVVDEATRSARVVVPDFQLSLAIGKEGQNARLAARLTGWRIDIRSDADE from the coding sequence GTGAATATCGATATAGCTGCGTTGCGGGCGATCGAGGCGGACAAGGGAATCTCGACCGATACCGTCATCGAGACCATCCAGTCCGCGCTGCTCACCGCATACAAGCACTCGGCCGGTCATCAGTCGCATGCCCGGATCGATGTGGATCGTAAGACCGGCGAGGTGCGAGTGCTCGCCGCCGAGGTCGACGCGGACGGCAACGTGATCGCCGAATGGGACGACACGCCGGAGGGCTTCGGTCGGATCGCGGCCACCACAGCCCGTCAGGTGATCTTGCAGCGGTTGCGTGATGCCGAACACGAGCGCACCTACGGGGAGTTCGCCACACATGAGGGCGAGATCGTCGGTGGCGTGATCCAGCGCGATACCCGGGCCAACGCGCGCGGCTTCGTCGTCGTTCGGATCGGGGGTGACGCCAACGGCGCGGACGGGCTGATCCCCCCGGCGGAACAGGCGCCGGGCGAGAGTTACCCGCACGGCGAGCGGATCAAGTGCTACGTCGTCGGGGTGTCCCGAGGCCAGCGCGGGCCGCAGATCACCTTGTCGCGCACCCATCCGAACCTGGTTCGTCGATTGTTCGCGCTGGAAGTTCCGGAGATCGCGGACGGGTCGGTGGAGATCGTGGCGGTGGCCCGCGAGGCGGGCCACCGGTCCAAGATCGCAGTGCGCTCCACGGTGCCCGGACTGAACGCCAAAGGCGCCTGCATCGGCCCGATGGGCCAGCGGGTCCGCAACGTGATGAGCGAGCTGGCCGGCGAGAAGATCGACATCATCGACTATGCCGACGACCCGGCCCGGTTCGTCGGGAATGCGTTGTCTCCGTCCAAGGTGGTGTCGGTCACCGTGGTCGACGAAGCCACCCGCTCGGCTCGGGTGGTCGTGCCGGATTTCCAGCTTTCCCTCGCGATCGGCAAGGAAGGTCAGAACGCCCGGCTGGCAGCCCGGCTGACCGGATGGCGGATCGATATCCGTAGCGATGCCGACGAGTAG
- the rimP gene encoding ribosome maturation factor RimP, whose amino-acid sequence MPIPTEAGVRASVAPLVADRGYDLEDVRVDRAGRHSVVRVVVDADRGIGLAELATLSTELSAVLDAADSADTGAYTLEVTTPGVDRPLTAERHWRRARGRRARVRIGAATVEGRIGALANGSVDLVVRDKSGPTVRRVSLADIDEAVVQIEFAAPDPRELALVGGVTPGRPAPGEPDESSTTEGSAS is encoded by the coding sequence ATGCCGATTCCGACCGAAGCCGGAGTTCGGGCGTCGGTAGCGCCGCTTGTCGCCGATCGCGGCTACGACCTGGAGGATGTGCGGGTCGATCGGGCGGGTCGGCACAGCGTGGTCCGGGTGGTGGTCGACGCGGATCGGGGGATCGGCTTGGCCGAGCTCGCAACGCTGAGCACCGAGCTTTCGGCGGTACTGGATGCTGCCGACTCGGCCGACACGGGCGCGTACACGCTGGAGGTGACCACTCCCGGGGTCGATCGCCCGCTGACCGCCGAGCGGCACTGGCGGCGGGCACGTGGTCGGCGGGCGCGAGTCCGGATCGGTGCGGCGACCGTCGAGGGACGGATCGGCGCACTGGCGAACGGGTCGGTGGATCTCGTCGTTCGCGACAAGTCCGGGCCGACGGTGCGTCGGGTGTCGCTCGCCGACATCGACGAAGCGGTGGTGCAGATCGAGTTCGCCGCCCCCGACCCGCGCGAACTGGCCTTGGTCGGCGGGGTCACGCCCGGCCGGCCCGCTCCGGGCGAACCGGACGAGAGCAGCACGACGGAGGGGAGTGCATCGTGA
- a CDS encoding ferritin-like domain-containing protein — MSAGAEQQGLLDALRAEHAAVFAYGIIAAFSNPERATMVGAATAAHRSRRDATIDALTAASVPAPPAEPGYTVPAPVTDPVSAAQLAVVVENETAIAWRSAVERAESEPGRQRAVDALTECAVRLGEWRQVLGVGPPTVPLPGQP; from the coding sequence ATGAGCGCCGGCGCCGAGCAGCAGGGTCTGCTCGATGCACTACGCGCCGAGCATGCCGCGGTCTTCGCCTACGGGATCATCGCGGCGTTCTCCAACCCCGAGCGCGCGACGATGGTCGGCGCGGCAACCGCAGCGCACCGATCGCGCCGCGATGCGACGATCGACGCGCTCACCGCGGCGTCGGTTCCGGCGCCGCCCGCCGAGCCCGGTTACACGGTTCCGGCGCCGGTGACGGACCCGGTGTCGGCCGCCCAGCTGGCCGTCGTGGTGGAAAACGAGACCGCGATCGCCTGGCGATCGGCGGTCGAGCGGGCCGAATCGGAACCGGGTCGCCAACGGGCCGTGGACGCGCTCACCGAGTGCGCGGTCCGGCTCGGCGAGTGGCGCCAGGTGCTCGGTGTCGGGCCCCCGACCGTGCCGCTGCCCGGTCAACCCTGA
- a CDS encoding acyl-CoA dehydrogenase, with product MSGNDSLLFDPKHYDPQQFDPGTRRLLRATIDWFESRGKARLLADDLAASWPADFVEFVGREQLFATFLTPSEFAVGNPDARWDAARNAALAEILGFYGLTYWYIEQVTILGLGPIWQSRNDEARKRAAHDLAAGEVMAFGLSEREHGADVYRTDLVLTPANEDDQARGIRYRASGEKYYIGNGNVASMVSVFGRIDGVEGEDQYVFFVADSRHAAYRLIDNVVGMQIYVSTFRLENYPVRDDDILHSGVEAFAAALNTVNVGKFNLCFGSIGMCEHAFHEAITHADNRILYGKPVTDFVHVRANFVEAYARLVAMKLFSRRAIDYFRSASREDRRYLLFNPMTKAKVTTQGETVIRLLHDVVAARGYEKDTMFREVSQLIGMLPRLEGTVHVNVGLVLKFLPNYLFQPQDYPPVGRRDDPADDVFFWDQGPTRGAAKVRFADWTEIYERHADIANVAVFYEQAQALQELLAAAPPDPEQQRDLDFMLTVGELFMLVGYGQLILEDAELIGLDVDLIDQIFEVQVRDFSRYAVELNGKSGATAAQQKYALGAIRRPVPDAARFARVWAQVAAYDGVYQMSS from the coding sequence ATGTCCGGAAACGACAGCCTGCTCTTCGACCCGAAGCATTACGATCCGCAGCAGTTCGATCCCGGTACGCGACGGCTGCTCCGCGCCACGATCGACTGGTTCGAAAGCCGCGGCAAGGCTCGGCTGCTCGCCGATGATCTGGCCGCGAGTTGGCCGGCTGATTTCGTCGAGTTCGTCGGCCGTGAGCAGCTTTTCGCTACCTTCCTCACCCCGAGCGAGTTCGCGGTGGGCAACCCCGATGCGCGCTGGGACGCGGCGCGTAATGCGGCGCTGGCCGAGATCCTGGGGTTCTACGGACTGACCTATTGGTACATCGAGCAGGTGACGATCCTGGGCCTCGGCCCGATCTGGCAGAGCCGCAACGACGAGGCGCGCAAGCGGGCGGCGCACGACCTGGCGGCGGGCGAGGTGATGGCGTTCGGGTTGTCCGAACGCGAACACGGCGCCGACGTCTACCGCACCGACCTGGTGTTGACTCCGGCGAACGAGGACGATCAGGCCCGGGGTATCCGCTACCGCGCGTCCGGCGAGAAGTACTACATCGGCAACGGCAACGTCGCCAGCATGGTGTCGGTTTTCGGCCGGATCGACGGGGTCGAGGGGGAGGATCAGTACGTCTTCTTCGTCGCCGACTCCCGGCATGCGGCGTACCGGCTGATCGACAATGTGGTGGGGATGCAGATCTATGTCAGCACCTTCCGGCTGGAGAACTATCCGGTGCGCGACGACGACATCCTGCACAGCGGGGTGGAAGCGTTCGCAGCCGCGCTGAACACCGTCAACGTCGGCAAGTTCAATCTCTGTTTCGGCTCGATCGGCATGTGTGAGCACGCCTTCCACGAGGCGATCACACATGCGGACAACCGGATCCTGTACGGCAAGCCGGTGACCGACTTCGTGCATGTGCGGGCGAACTTCGTCGAGGCGTACGCGCGGTTGGTCGCGATGAAGCTGTTCAGCCGGCGGGCGATCGACTACTTCCGGAGCGCGAGCCGCGAGGACCGGCGCTACCTGCTGTTCAACCCGATGACCAAGGCGAAGGTCACCACCCAGGGCGAGACGGTGATCCGCCTGCTGCACGACGTCGTCGCGGCCAGGGGCTACGAGAAGGACACCATGTTCCGCGAAGTGTCCCAGTTGATCGGGATGCTGCCCCGGCTGGAGGGCACGGTGCACGTCAACGTGGGCCTGGTGCTCAAGTTCCTGCCGAACTACCTGTTCCAGCCGCAGGACTACCCCCCGGTCGGCCGGCGCGACGACCCGGCGGACGACGTGTTCTTCTGGGACCAGGGGCCGACCCGAGGTGCGGCCAAGGTGCGATTCGCCGACTGGACCGAGATCTACGAGCGGCACGCCGACATTGCGAACGTGGCAGTGTTCTACGAGCAGGCGCAGGCGTTGCAGGAGCTGTTGGCGGCGGCACCGCCGGACCCGGAACAACAGCGGGACCTGGACTTCATGCTCACCGTCGGGGAGTTGTTCATGTTGGTCGGCTACGGCCAGCTGATCCTGGAGGATGCCGAGCTGATCGGGTTGGACGTCGATCTGATCGACCAGATCTTCGAGGTCCAGGTACGCGATTTCTCCCGGTACGCGGTCGAGCTGAACGGCAAATCGGGGGCGACGGCGGCGCAGCAGAAGTATGCGCTCGGCGCGATCCGCCGGCCGGTGCCGGACGCCGCCCGGTTCGCGCGGGTGTGGGCGCAGGTAGCGGCCTACGACGGCGTCTACCAGATGTCGTCCTGA